In a single window of the Cydia amplana chromosome 4, ilCydAmpl1.1, whole genome shotgun sequence genome:
- the LOC134647413 gene encoding ATP synthase subunit g, mitochondrial: MASALINNAIASARPKFAIFMKYAKVELAPPKLSEIPQIKSGIGKLLSTAKSGAWKNQTVKEATLNTLVGMEVLFWFYIGECIGKRHFVGYDV; this comes from the exons ATGGCCAGCGCGTTGATTAACA ATGCCATCGCCAGCGCGCGACCTAAGTTTGCCATTTTCATGAAATACGCCAAGGTAGAGCTGGCGCCTCCCAAACTGAGCGAGATCCCTCAGATCAAGTCAGGCATCGGCAAACTCCTCTCCACTGCCAAGTCGGGCGCCTGGAAGAACCAGACCGTGAAGGAGGCCACCCTGAACACGCTCGTCGGCATGGAGGTGCTGTTCTGGTTCTACATCGGAGAATGCATCGGCAAGCGCCACTTTGTCGGCTATGATGTTTAG